Proteins found in one Bacillus subtilis subsp. subtilis str. 168 genomic segment:
- the gyrA gene encoding DNA gyrase (subunit A) (Evidence 1a: Function from experimental evidences in the studied strain; PubMedId: 12682299, 12767818, 17320901, 27557712; Product type e: enzyme), translating to MSEQNTPQVREINISQEMRTSFLDYAMSVIVSRALPDVRDGLKPVHRRILYAMNDLGMTSDKPYKKSARIVGEVIGKYHPHGDSAVYESMVRMAQDFNYRYMLVDGHGNFGSVDGDSAAAMRYTEARMSKISMEILRDITKDTIDYQDNYDGSEREPVVMPSRFPNLLVNGAAGIAVGMATNIPPHQLGEIIDGVLAVSENPDITIPELMEVIPGPDFPTAGQILGRSGIRKAYESGRGSITIRAKAEIEQTSSGKERIIVTELPYQVNKAKLIEKIADLVRDKKIEGITDLRDESDRTGMRIVIEIRRDANANVILNNLYKQTALQTSFGINLLALVDGQPKVLTLKQCLEHYLDHQKVVIRRRTAYELRKAEARAHILEGLRVALDHLDAVISLIRNSQTAEIARTGLIEQFSLTEKQAQAILDMRLQRLTGLEREKIEEEYQSLVKLIAELKDILANEYKVLEIIREELTEIKERFNDERRTEIVTSGLETIEDEDLIERENIVVTLTHNGYVKRLPASTYRSQKRGGKGVQGMGTNEDDFVEHLISTSTHDTILFFSNKGKVYRAKGYEIPEYGRTAKGIPIINLLEVEKGEWINAIIPVTEFNAELYLFFTTKHGVSKRTSLSQFANIRNNGLIALSLREDDELMGVRLTDGTKQIIIGTKNGLLIRFPETDVREMGRTAAGVKGITLTDDDVVVGMEILEEESHVLIVTEKGYGKRTPAEEYRTQSRGGKGLKTAKITENNGQLVAVKATKGEEDLMIITASGVLIRMDINDISITGRVTQGVRLIRMAEEEHVATVALVEKNEEDENEEEQEEV from the coding sequence ATGAGTGAACAAAACACACCACAAGTTCGTGAAATAAATATCAGTCAGGAAATGCGTACGTCCTTCTTGGATTATGCAATGAGCGTTATCGTGTCCCGTGCTCTTCCGGATGTTCGTGACGGTTTAAAACCGGTTCATAGACGGATTTTGTATGCAATGAATGATTTAGGCATGACAAGTGACAAGCCTTATAAAAAATCCGCGCGTATCGTTGGAGAAGTTATCGGGAAATACCACCCGCACGGTGATTCAGCGGTATATGAATCCATGGTCAGAATGGCTCAGGATTTCAACTACCGTTATATGCTCGTTGACGGTCACGGAAACTTCGGTTCTGTTGACGGAGACTCAGCGGCGGCCATGCGTTATACAGAAGCACGAATGTCTAAAATCTCAATGGAGATTCTTCGCGACATCACAAAAGACACAATCGATTACCAGGATAACTATGACGGGTCAGAAAGAGAACCTGTCGTTATGCCTTCAAGGTTCCCGAATCTGCTCGTGAACGGTGCTGCCGGCATTGCGGTAGGTATGGCAACAAACATTCCTCCGCACCAGCTGGGAGAAATCATTGACGGTGTACTTGCTGTTAGTGAGAATCCGGACATTACAATTCCAGAGCTTATGGAAGTCATTCCAGGGCCTGATTTCCCGACCGCGGGTCAAATCTTGGGACGCAGCGGTATCCGGAAAGCATACGAATCAGGCCGAGGCTCTATCACGATCCGGGCAAAAGCTGAGATCGAACAAACATCTTCGGGTAAAGAAAGAATTATCGTTACAGAGTTACCTTACCAAGTAAATAAGGCGAAATTAATTGAGAAAATTGCTGATCTCGTAAGGGACAAAAAGATAGAGGGTATCACAGATCTGCGTGATGAGTCAGATCGTACAGGTATGAGAATTGTCATTGAAATCAGACGCGATGCCAATGCGAATGTTATCTTAAACAATCTGTACAAACAAACTGCTCTACAAACATCTTTTGGCATCAACCTGCTTGCGCTTGTTGATGGCCAGCCGAAAGTTTTAACTCTTAAGCAATGCCTGGAGCATTACCTTGACCATCAAAAAGTTGTCATTAGACGCCGTACTGCTTATGAATTGCGTAAAGCAGAAGCGAGAGCTCATATCTTGGAAGGATTGAGAGTTGCACTGGATCATCTCGATGCAGTTATCTCCCTTATCCGTAATTCTCAAACGGCTGAAATTGCGAGAACAGGTTTAATTGAACAATTCTCACTGACAGAGAAGCAAGCACAAGCGATCCTTGACATGAGGCTCCAGCGTTTAACGGGACTGGAACGTGAAAAGATCGAAGAAGAATACCAGTCTCTTGTTAAATTAATTGCAGAGCTAAAAGACATCTTGGCAAATGAATATAAAGTGCTTGAGATCATTCGTGAAGAACTCACGGAAATCAAAGAGCGTTTTAACGATGAAAGACGTACTGAGATCGTCACTTCTGGACTGGAGACAATTGAAGATGAAGATCTCATCGAGAGAGAAAATATCGTAGTTACTCTGACGCACAACGGATACGTCAAACGTCTTCCTGCATCAACTTACCGCAGTCAAAAACGGGGCGGAAAAGGTGTACAAGGTATGGGAACAAACGAAGATGATTTCGTTGAACATTTGATCTCTACGTCAACTCATGACACGATTCTCTTCTTCTCGAACAAGGGGAAAGTGTATCGTGCAAAAGGGTATGAAATCCCTGAATACGGCAGAACGGCAAAAGGAATCCCGATTATTAACCTGCTGGAGGTAGAAAAGGGTGAGTGGATCAACGCGATTATTCCAGTCACGGAATTCAATGCGGAGCTTTACCTCTTCTTCACTACAAAGCATGGGGTTTCAAAACGAACATCGCTATCTCAATTCGCTAATATCCGCAACAATGGTCTAATTGCTCTGAGTCTTCGTGAAGATGATGAACTGATGGGTGTACGTCTGACTGACGGCACAAAACAAATCATCATTGGAACGAAAAACGGTTTACTGATTCGTTTCCCTGAAACAGATGTCCGAGAGATGGGAAGAACTGCGGCGGGCGTAAAAGGCATCACCCTGACGGATGACGACGTTGTTGTCGGCATGGAGATTTTAGAGGAAGAATCACACGTCCTTATCGTAACTGAAAAAGGGTACGGAAAACGAACTCCTGCTGAAGAGTACAGAACCCAAAGCCGGGGCGGAAAAGGACTCAAAACAGCGAAAATCACCGAGAACAACGGCCAACTAGTAGCAGTGAAAGCTACTAAAGGTGAAGAGGATCTAATGATTATTACAGCTAGCGGCGTACTCATCAGAATGGACATCAATGATATCTCCATCACCGGACGTGTCACTCAAGGTGTGCGTCTCATCAGAATGGCAGAAGAAGAGCATGTTGCTACAGTAGCTTTAGTTGAGAAAAACGAAGAAGATGAGAATGAAGAAGAACAAGAAGAAGTGTGA